CCCGTGTCTTCTACTTCGTGGCACGAAAGTGAGCAGATGACAAATAGCCGATTTAGCAGGGTTCTAACGATTTATTTTAGAACACAGTTAGGGAAGGTTATGGGCCGAGTCCTCCATCTGGGACGATCCTGCATGTTGCAAAATTGCTTCCTAATGTCCTTTGGTTAACGTTCAGCTATAAGAATGGTTAACGCTACACCTTATAGAACCAAAATCCCAACCCGTAATTCTGTAGAGGAAACTCAAATTAGTCGCCTCGTAGCAAATCAGGCACGAACACCTGCACAGGTATTCTCATAAGTGCAAAGTCTCATGCATGAATGATTTCGTTcctttcacaaaaaaaaatcatattcataTAAATCATATCTCGGCAATATTGTTTGGcataaatcaataattatttgCATGGTGTTGAATTTGATGAGACttgattatttttgaaattatgttgATGAATATCTTTCTCATTAATATATGTCCTGcatttgtttgaaattaaaatgaaatgcttTAATTGGCATCGAACGGTTTTTACTTTTGAATATCTCTATAGACgtgttttacatgtaattagGAAAGGTAAATCCCAGGTGTTCAGCCGAGGTCTGTGGGTGATCGCTTATCTGAGCCCATCAATCACGTATCTCTAGTTTCCTGATATATCTAATGTATACAAATGgaacatttatttttagatCCCCTAATAGATTAAGTCTCATTACCAACCTATTTTGGACCCGGGAATACTAAAGTTCATTTGATCTTTCTAAATAAAATTGGATAAAGTTCAAGTTAACCAAATGCTGCCAGATGTTGAAATGAATCGAAGCGTCAAAAAACGAAATGCACGTGAGTTCTTTTCAAGTTTCCGATATGCAAAGACATGTGCATCtagtgaaaaaatgaaaatgtatttattgCCGACAGGTTTTTCGATAAAAGATGGCTAATTATGAAATTATATCCTATATTTATCAAATTCTTCGCTATGCATTGGTCGATCAGTTATCTTTTAAAAACAGGAAGCCAGCATGATTTTCAAACCGAACAACCCGTTTTAATGAGGCATAACTGAATATAGAGCAATATATaggttaaaatatcaaaaagaaAATGGATCctcatgtttttttctttcattttttatgtgttaaatatatttttatacgaAATTGTTAAATTTCTGAACATCTTCGTTTGTTTAtaggatacatattttgttatgatggattaagttttgttttaaatcatcGAACTAGATAAAACTGACGATAGGGTAACAAAACTGATTCTAACATTTTATAGTACACGGGAACATAACTTTAAGTGTCTTTAGTTGAAATCCATTTTACAGATTTATACACAACCAATACGATACTTTTACTTATCAAATCGTGTTAGGGGAATGACTGGGgtttatatacaattattgacgCCAAATTTCTGTCTGAATTCATGATTTAGTTTAAGCCATGATATCGTTATACATGGTATGAATCAGCTGAATTTGatgaatatatcatattgatggATTCATTGGTACATGAACGAAGACGATGATGTCggtatatgtacatacataattttggtgtgtatgtttgtgttatgatTGTTCCTGATGTTTACGAATGATACGAATTTGCATTGGATCCCTCTGAATACTCATTAGAAAGCAGCAAAAATTCAATCTAAATCTAATTCTCTAGATATGCACAAGTAGATGGTGTGTTCTTGGTAATATTTTGACTTATTGTTTGTCTCGGATATATAACGAAAAATCTACCTGGTCAATGTGAAGTAGTGGGTATTCCGTATTCTGAGTGAGTGAACAAATAAACATGCAAAAGTTCgatataatttcatataaaacatCATTCTACAAATATATGATGAAATATTCGATAAGATTTTTATAATAACAATTAATTGTCTATCTTTTCAGGAAGCCAGCATGACGAATACCTCGACGATATTATATGACGTTACGGCGAGTTTCCCGTCTCTGTTGAACCATACGGATGATGCGGGAGACAATGGAACGCCCAGTACGGTATGggatatatacaaacaacactgccCGGAGGCCACGATGATTGACAAGTATCTTACGCCATATGTTTACGTCGTCGGCTTTCCGGGAAATATTCTTGCTCTTGTGATTTGGCTGCAGAAAAGAATGAGGAATTCGTCCGGATACTATCTAGCTGCTCTTGCTTTGGCAGATTTAGTGTTTCTGTTGCTGCAGATAGTGTATGAACTGAACGAGAAATGGGGCATTCGATGTTTAGATGTCGAATTCGTGTGTGAATTTTATCCCATTATTTTCTTGACATCACAATACCTGTCACCGTTGTTGGTATTAGCTTTTACAGTGGaaagatatatttcaatatgtcATCCGTTTTCAAGAGAGAAGTTCTGCACGACGAAAAGGGCGAAAATAGTCATTGCATGTCTCTTCATATTTTCGTTTCTTATCAACGGAATACAAGGATATTTTTGGCACTACGACAGCGGAGGCCGCTGCAGTCTGAGAGCGGAAGTAGTGAGAAATAATGAATCCTCATTCTGGTCTATTTGGACATGGTGTGTTGAAGCGATGGTATTCTTCCTTGTTCCAATTCTCATTCTCGTCTTCAATATCCTTGTAATCGTGGAGGCGAAACGACTGTCAAAGTTTGAGAAGACGCAGTTACAATCACGGACTCACAAGAACTCGGCCACAACAGTGATGTTGCTTGCCGTGTCTTTTTACCAAATCTTCACCACTTTGCCTGTCACGATCGTCGTGACTTTGTATTATAGTTTTCCCATGGGGGATTCTGCGAATTTAAACCCCCCTGATGCTATTTGGCAAAGGCATTTTGACTATGTGTACATCAAGACAATTATTGAGGAGATTGGATTAACTCATTATGCATGTAATTtctacatttactgtataactgGTAAAGTATTTAGACAAGAGTTCAAGCGACTCTGGAGGTCGCTTGTGTGCCTGAAAATGAAATCGGCTTTACCCAATTGGACCACTGAGTACACGAGTCTGCGGGGTAGTTTGCGTAATAATCCCAAAAATCTGACAGTGCGCATGTCCAATGGTCACGCAAATGGACTAAGCACAACGAGCACTACGAATGGTGTTCAGCCGATTGTTGATGAACCATCGGAAACAACACTGtgaatgatgacgtcatacaattgtgcatattttatgatattaatgttatattgtttacagatatCCGCTGAAATCATTTCTGCTTGACGTTTCATAGAAAAAGAATACATGTTGCACTATTGTACATTTACATTACATATTATTAAAGCCAATCTTTACCGCCATAATATTTAAACAGATACATCAATGTATTGTTTATGAATTATTTTGGAATGCCAAGAAATCTCTGGTGAGAACTGGGTGTTAACGGCGATTCCGACATGTTACTAGGTTCATTTACATCAAACTTTAATGGTTCAATAACACATTTTCAATGAGAAACAAGTGCTATTTTCAAAAGATCCAAAgtaaactgtttatttatttattcatatatgtGCCAGGACAGAATGATTTCATTCAGAAATTTCATGCAATAATAAAGACACACAATAAGAACCTTTCTTCCTGTAAAATACATTAAGGAAATTTTAATAACATATAACGGCTGGTTTCTGATATCAAAATGCTCTCTAAAATCCTTAACTACAAATAATTCCATGATAAATCATTCAGAAGtgtatttttcaatttcaacgAAACTACCACTTAAAACCACATTTcagaataatttattttattttcactgaaaATAGGGTATACATAGGGTATTGTTGTAAAGTTTTTTTGTGTAATGGATTAAATGCTCTTAAAAAGCTTAAACAAATCACAAACAATTTCAATGTAAATAAGGACTGAGACATATCACCGCTAAAGACCACACAAAGTCTGCCCAATCTACACTCATCAAACATCTGTTAAGACTACCATTACGACAGTGTTCTGTCATAGTGGCATACATGTTTCATCATTGAAATACTCGAGCAGGCTTATCGtatttacattttcatgtaGCCTCGTTTTCATGTCGCGTTTCTATTTTAAGcgtctatatatagtttgaagTGATATCTCTttcttataaatattaattatcaaaaaGGCATTTAGATTCATATTTATTCGTCAATCATTCTCTATTTATCTGGACTACATCATATTAAATTGAAGGAAAATGTGGAAATATAGCTTTTCTGATGTCTGCGTTTGGTGGTGAGTGATATTCTCGCGGAATGCACATAAAAAGATCTAAGAAGAGTTTACAAtttatgtttgtgtgtttaACATTAAGTTTgctttttgtttgatatactcAGAAAGAAACTTCCACttcctttaaataattaataacacTTATTTTAATCTTTAGTGTCTTAAAGGAATGAATTTGGTTTATAAATGCAGgattaatcatttcatttttttgtttattttaatgtatGTATCATCGATCATGTCTTTATAAATCAAAAGAAATGTTTCTTAAcgttatgtaaaacaaaattgcATTGCTTTTTGGAATTCCATTATATCGACGAAGCCCACAATGACGGGGACTAAACTATTTCAGCAGATATTTTAATGTCATGTCTACAAAGTTATCATGGTCGTCATTTACTACCAAATTTACTCACAAAAACAAAGTGCAATGTACAGCCAATATTTAACATTACGTTCAATGTCTAATTTCTGAAACTTAattctatgttatattgatatattatggTGCCACACACTGCTAAGGAAATGTATAAATTGTCTTTTTATTCTTAAATGTGTTTTAACATGACCCCAAGAGCAAATGTCAGCTTCTCTAGTTGTAATAAATTGTCGCGTAAGTCGTAACTGTTTGGCAGTCTACACAAATGTAGTTTCTTGTTCTTATATGTACAAGTTTTTCGTGATTAAGGAAACCGGCTGAAATGACTTTAATGTATAAAGGTTAATTGTCTTGTTACCGCCAAACGTTTAGCTTTAAGTCAACGACAGGCAGATGTTGGAACCGTAGCTTATCTTTACAATACGAGGGGACGATGCTCGGAGTCTTATATCGTCTTTGATGAATATATACTCTTGCCCGGTGATAAGTCATTTTCGGTTGTTTTGAATTAAATGATACAATACTTATATGTCGTAAGCTTCGTTAAACTTTTGACATGTGATAGCAAAACTTCGCCATTAGCAATTCCATCAGTGTGAAAATATAATTGTTACATGATTAAAAGCAAGAATCAGGGTTAATATTATGATTTTGTAATTACCCATAAAAGAATCAGGTCAAGACAAGGTCGGTAATGTTTCATACCATCGTTCCACACAAAGaatcttgttttaattaaatacaatttgTTATTATACTGCTTTTACATTGATATGTTAAGGTTTCCTGGCTTTGCAAACGTTAAGGAATGTATTCTCTTACTAATATCTAAATTAGTCATAATTTGAATCATTCATAGCACATTGAGTTTTCTCCTGATTCGTATATGATCCAATATCTGAACAATAGGTACATCAATATGTAATTGGTAAGTAATTGACGAAATGGAATGGAATTCTAAATGAAAAGCTATCAAAAGGATTATACTATTAGAGTTTTGTCTAACATCTCTAAAATGCATTTTATGTTCATATTTTGTGAATATTTGCAGACGAATTCCCATTATACTTGTCTGTTAACATGTTAACATTTGCATTAATGCTCATGTATATGTAATTCGCGAACGGAGATGATGTATGTCCTCCTAGTATGTGATGTTACAGCATGCACAGTTGGAgaaaatttatcaatatatatttggtttattattttttatcgATTCACAGAAGATATCGCGATTTTCAAGTGCCTTTTATTTCAGACTGGAAAGTGGGAAAAAGATATAATGGTGTTAATTTTTCCTCATATACTATCGGGATAATGTTGAATACTTTATTGTGTTTTTGGATTGTAAAAGTAAGgtactttaaaaaaatgtctgtAGGTTACTTACATACTATACAACAATAGGAATATCTATACGGTCACAAACagtaagttaatatgtcggtttGGTCAAAACTTAAATAtaggaacatttttttttaagtttgcgCCTTTTCCAGAATTGACCAGAAAAAAGGCATGCAAGTCAACTAATTTGTTCTGGATCAGCTTAGCTTTACTTGTATGTTTGCATTTCGCTTGAATATCTATAAAAACTACTTTTACAAGGCAAAATGTGCATGTACATAATAAGAACATTCTTACAGGCTCCACGCTTATTTCTTATCTTTTCCTGAATATTGTTATACAGTTGCCATTCACTGCATGTATATGATATGCGATTTTTTGCGAAAAAATGTAGCTCGCTAAATGTGCCTGATTTGTAATAACTCACAAGTGATTTGTACATATTGCAGTGCGTTGTAAATGAACAATAATTTATTATGAtaagaagttttttttattcattcaaCATCATACAACATGGAAGTGTTTAGGAGATGTCATTTGTAGTACCATGTCTTACTAATTATCTAAAATGTCTACTTTAGTGACTATTACCTAATCAAAGTTTACAGCAAGACTGTAACactataaaatacaatatatgtatatatgtacacattgtTTGTATCATAATTTGGTATGAAGCACCGAACATTCTAGACCACGACATCCATTAGTTAAAAACGCCTTCATTATCTCtccaattttgaaataaattatagTTTTGAACAGAAAATCTTCTATAACCTTGTATTTCTTTTGTAGAAGTTATCAACTTCATGGagtttattgttaaaaaaatctgttttcctCGCCTTATATACATTGAGGAAAATGTCTAATATTATCATTGTAATTCATCCAATATTATACTTACATGTTTATGCATTTGTTCATCGgttacaaattatataaaataactaTTAATTTTGTgagtatgattttgttttttgtcgATATCTCATCTTTAATGTTACTTTTTCAATTTAATCATATTGAGAAAATGACAttgttggaaaaaaaatcacaaatgtCACATCAAATTTCGAAAAATATGCCCCCATGCAgatttttcatgaaaatgtcAAAAGCTAAATATTGATGCGTAATCTTGAAAAATGAACCTCTTGATGTTGTCGCTAAATATAGCTTGTGTATATACTCTAACATAGCTCACAAACATTGAGAAAGAATATGCGAATCCTCTTACTGAAATGAAGATCAGTTTAAAACTTTCCAATACATTGCAAGAAAAGTTAAATACCATGATGTCAAAATAGAATCAAATGGATGCAATCGTATACTTGCTATACGTAGAGCGCtgatttataaatttaaaaGCAAGCATCGGAATATGTAATTAATGCACTAGCTAATTTGACACCCACTTCAATTAAAATATCAGTATGGACATTAGACAGGCGCCTGACA
The sequence above is drawn from the Pecten maximus chromosome 9, xPecMax1.1, whole genome shotgun sequence genome and encodes:
- the LOC117334432 gene encoding probable G-protein coupled receptor 139, producing MTNTSTILYDVTASFPSLLNHTDDAGDNGTPSTVWDIYKQHCPEATMIDKYLTPYVYVVGFPGNILALVIWLQKRMRNSSGYYLAALALADLVFLLLQIVYELNEKWGIRCLDVEFVCEFYPIIFLTSQYLSPLLVLAFTVERYISICHPFSREKFCTTKRAKIVIACLFIFSFLINGIQGYFWHYDSGGRCSLRAEVVRNNESSFWSIWTWCVEAMVFFLVPILILVFNILVIVEAKRLSKFEKTQLQSRTHKNSATTVMLLAVSFYQIFTTLPVTIVVTLYYSFPMGDSANLNPPDAIWQRHFDYVYIKTIIEEIGLTHYACNFYIYCITGKVFRQEFKRLWRSLVCLKMKSALPNWTTEYTSLRGSLRNNPKNLTVRMSNGHANGLSTTSTTNGVQPIVDEPSETTL